Genomic DNA from Providencia sp. PROV188:
GCAGCAAAATCACGATTACTAATCCAACGCCACTCTCTATGACATTAGCCAGCCTGTCAGTGGGGGATTATGAGGTGCCAGTAGAAAAGTTCACCCATGGAATTGCCCCTTTTGGGCAACAGGTTATTTTTCTCGAAAAAAATGTATCAGGTACGATTACATGGCGTGTGTTGAATGAATACAGCATACCTACAAAGGTTGAAGTGAGAGGCGAGAATGAAAGCTAAAATGCGTGATGGCGCTTTTACCGTCTCTCCAATTGCTTTGGCTCTGGCATGTTGTTTATCCATGGGGAATGCGGTGGCAGAACCTTATTTTGATCCGACACTATTAAATCTACCTGAAGGAACTAGCGTAGATAGCATTGATTTATCTGCATTTACGCGCTCTGAATCGGTAACGGCGGGGCGTTATATGGTTACACTGAGGATCAACAAAGAAGATCAAGGGCAAAAAGAGATCTATTTTTCCGCAGATACGGCGGGAAATATTGTGCCGGAAATTACACCTGCGTTATTAGATGAATATGGCGTTAATGTTGAGAGTATTTCAACATTAAGATCCTTACCAAAAGATGAACCGATTGCGTCTTTAGAGGCTGCTCTACCAGATTCTCAAGTTCAGTTTGATATATCTAAGTTGGATCTCAATATCAATATTCCTCAAGTTGCCATGCGTCATAAATCGCGTGGTGCGATAGACCCGAGTTTATTGGACCAAGGGGTCACTGCGTTTTTGTTTAATTATCAAGTCAATGGAAGTAAACAAAAGCACAGTGGCTCCAGTGCAAGTGGTAAAAATACCAATGATTCGTTGTATGCCAATATTAGCGGTGGTTTTAACTTGGCGGCGTGGCGCTTGCGTTCAAACTTTCAGTATATGGAAAACAAATCCAAGAGCAATGGCTACAGCACCAGTCATCGGGAAAGCGAGTTTTCGCGCATAACGGTTTCACGGGACATTCAGCGTTTAGATTCTGAGTTAGTGATTGGGGAAACCAGTACACTCAGCGATGTCTTTGATAGCGTTCCATTTAAAGGTGTTCGCTTGTTATCGAATGAACTCATGCTGTCCAAAGGAGATCGTGGATTTGCTCCGGAAATTCGTGGTGTTGCAATGTCTAACTCGCGGATCATCATCAGACAAAATGGCAATATTATTTATCAAACCTATGTGGCACCAGGACCTTTTGTCATCAATGATATTTATCCAACGGGAACGGCAGGGGACTTAGAGGTTTCTGTTCAAGAGGAAGATGGAACAACGCGAGTATTCACTCAAGCATTCTCTTCATTGCCCGTCATGCAACGTGCTGGCGGAGTTAAATATGAAGTTGCTACGGGTAAATATGATGGAGGGATCACGGACGGTTCCAAAGAGCAGCAGTTTATTATGGGAACGCTGATCTATGGTTTACCGAAGTCAATCACTCTGTATACAGGTTTACTCGGGGCAAATCATTATTGGAGCGGAATGGTTGGAACTGGGATTTCACTCGGTAGTTTTGGTGCGCTTTCCATGGATATTACCCACGCACAAGCCTCAATTAATCATGAAAGTAAGCAAGGGCAATCTCTTCGTGTTCGCTATTCTAAAAACTTATCAGAAAGTGGCACATCCGTTGATTTAACCGCACTGCGCTACTCAACGAAAGAATACTACAGTTTTGCGGATTTCAACCAAGTGGGTTATCAGTTAAAAGAGAACGTTGCACCGTGGCTTAATGGTCGCCAGCGTAGCAGTTTCCAAACCTATATTAACCAATCTCTGGGTAAATGGGGTTCTATCTATTTACGCGGAATGCGCAGTGATTATTGGGGTAAATCTGACACAGTAACGACGCTAGGTATTGGTTATAACGGTTTTTATCGTGGTATCAACTATGGCATTGATTACAGCATTAGCCGTACCGAAGGTAATGGAAATTGGCCTGAAAATAAGCAAGTTAGTGTGAATATGAGTATTCCATTCAGCATTTTCAGTGAACACAAGAATATTGAGAACATTAATAGTACGTTCCAAGTGAGCCATGATAATTCAGGGCGCACTTACCAGCAGGTTGGTATTAATGGCCAGTTATTAGATAACAAGCTGAGTTATCAGCTGACTGAAAGTGGCGATAATCGCGATCAAAAAATGACAAGCTCGGTGAATGTGGGCTATCAAGGCAGTAAAGGGTATTACGGTGGCGGATATAGCTATGGTCGTGATAGCCAAATGATGTATGCCAATGCATCAGGTGGAATAGTTATCCATTCAGGTGGTGTTTTGCTAAGTCAGTATTTAGGTAATTCGGCAGCCATAGTTTATGCCCCAGATGCAGCGGGAACTAAGGTGAATAATGGCTCAACGGTTATCGATGCCAATGGCTACGGTATTATTCCGCATTTATCAGACTATACGCAAAATATTGCAAATTTGGATGTGAATACATTACCTGAGAACGTTGAAAGCAAAGAGAATGCGCTGAACCTTTACCCAACTAAAGGGGCAATTGTGAGAGCGAACTTTAAAACCTTAAAAGGGTATCAAGCGATGATCACTTTGCAGCAACCAAACAACGTTCCAATGGGCGCAATCGCCTCGTTGCACCAAGATGATAATACAGATGATGCCATCATTTCAGGCATTGTAAGTGATAACGGACGCGTTTATTTAAGTGGATTGCCAGAGTCAGGGCAGATAGTTATCAAATGGGGTAAAAGTGGTTCCGAGCGCTGCGAAGCGCCTTTTAATATGGATAAATCCACAGAAAATGCCTATTCATCATTACGCAATTTAACCCTGTCATGCCACTAATTGGATGAATATTTTATGAAAATCAATGTAATAAAGAACAAGATATTAGTGGGATGGAAAAGCTTACTACTGAGCTGTGTGTTAACTTTTATGGCGAGTATACCCAGTTTTGCCAAAACAGTGACGGTTATGAATGGACGTGGATTGATTGGTGTTTATGGTGAATATAATACTTCGCTAACGGGGATGACGAACCCACCCGCTTGGAATGAAAAGGCTAATTTTTACTATGTACAGTTTTATAATAATTTTAATGGAATCATAAACTACTGTGTTGATCGTGGGGGGTTAGTCATCAATATTGATGGTGTCAGAGGGATGCCTATTGCTGGCGGTGAGATGATCATGGTACCTGAATTTGTGTTTGTTGATGAAAGAAGAAACTACTCAAACAATAGCTACCTCGATACCATCACTGGGCATTTTAATGGATGGGGATCTGGTACCAATGAGCAGTTAGGTATAGGAGACTGCCTCTGGTCCCCCAATCAAAGTACGCCAACACCGGCAATACGCCATACCGTTACCGCAACAGGGCGTATGTTGATTTATGGAACGGGTAACCAACGTAGTGGCACCTACCGATTAGATGATGATATTGGCATTGTTATTCAAAATCCTCAAAATAGAACGACTGCCAGGCAAATTGTTCCCAAAACAGAAAATATTATCGTGACGGTATCAGGGCTAACTTGCACATTAAATACACCATCTTATGTTAATTTTGGTTCTCATAGTGCAAGTAGCAAAAGTAATGAGTTGCTTTCTACTATGCGAAATAACATGTCGGTGCAGTGCGATCAAATTGCGAATAAGATCGCCGCGACGATTTCGTTATCAGGCAATGTGAAGCCGCAGTACTACGCAGGCAATAATCTGGAAGTGAACTTATTGAATGCTCAACAGCAAGCCGGTGCGTATGTCAAAATGTACGTCATGGTTAATGGTAATAAAACACCGATTACCTTAGATCAGAAGCCGATTGATTTAGCTAAAATTACCGCACTACAAACCAATGTTAGCTTTAATAATGAGCTAGTGTATGAGCTTT
This window encodes:
- a CDS encoding fimbria/pilus outer membrane usher protein, whose product is MKAKMRDGAFTVSPIALALACCLSMGNAVAEPYFDPTLLNLPEGTSVDSIDLSAFTRSESVTAGRYMVTLRINKEDQGQKEIYFSADTAGNIVPEITPALLDEYGVNVESISTLRSLPKDEPIASLEAALPDSQVQFDISKLDLNINIPQVAMRHKSRGAIDPSLLDQGVTAFLFNYQVNGSKQKHSGSSASGKNTNDSLYANISGGFNLAAWRLRSNFQYMENKSKSNGYSTSHRESEFSRITVSRDIQRLDSELVIGETSTLSDVFDSVPFKGVRLLSNELMLSKGDRGFAPEIRGVAMSNSRIIIRQNGNIIYQTYVAPGPFVINDIYPTGTAGDLEVSVQEEDGTTRVFTQAFSSLPVMQRAGGVKYEVATGKYDGGITDGSKEQQFIMGTLIYGLPKSITLYTGLLGANHYWSGMVGTGISLGSFGALSMDITHAQASINHESKQGQSLRVRYSKNLSESGTSVDLTALRYSTKEYYSFADFNQVGYQLKENVAPWLNGRQRSSFQTYINQSLGKWGSIYLRGMRSDYWGKSDTVTTLGIGYNGFYRGINYGIDYSISRTEGNGNWPENKQVSVNMSIPFSIFSEHKNIENINSTFQVSHDNSGRTYQQVGINGQLLDNKLSYQLTESGDNRDQKMTSSVNVGYQGSKGYYGGGYSYGRDSQMMYANASGGIVIHSGGVLLSQYLGNSAAIVYAPDAAGTKVNNGSTVIDANGYGIIPHLSDYTQNIANLDVNTLPENVESKENALNLYPTKGAIVRANFKTLKGYQAMITLQQPNNVPMGAIASLHQDDNTDDAIISGIVSDNGRVYLSGLPESGQIVIKWGKSGSERCEAPFNMDKSTENAYSSLRNLTLSCH